In Chryseobacterium gleum, a single genomic region encodes these proteins:
- a CDS encoding AMP-binding protein: MPLSYVYGTSEIPLLGHTIGANLKSTVEKYPHQEALVCVHQNYRATYQEFYNQTTAVAKALLFLGAKAGDRIGIWSSNRYEWVLLQYATARIGTILVNINPAYRTHELTYVLNQSEVRFIFSSLSFKTSNYKEMVEYAKEVCPSLEHEIFFDENWEHFVNNGQEISDEVLHSFEEHVQFDDPVNIQYTSGTTGFPKGVTLSHHNILNNGYFIGIRLKYTEKDRVCIPVPFYHCFGMVIGNICCTAHGACMVIPNDSFDPEITLKAVSEEKCTSLYGVPTMFIAELAVKDFDSYDFSSLRTGVMAGSVCPPEIMKKVENLMNIKEMSICYGMTETSPVSTQTLIGTPLEKQVSTVGTVQDHLEIKIIDENGRTLKRGEHGELCTRGYSVMLKYWNDPENTKKVLDDARWMHTGDMAVMDKDGYITISGRIKDLIIRGGENISPKEIEDFLYTYTNILDVQIIGVPSEKFGEEVMAWVKVRKGFTITAEELQEYCKGRIAHYKVPKYWKFVDEFPMTISGKIRKVEMREISMRELGLENVRQN, translated from the coding sequence TGCGTTCATCAGAATTACAGAGCTACTTACCAGGAATTTTATAATCAGACAACCGCTGTTGCAAAAGCTCTATTGTTTTTGGGAGCAAAAGCAGGTGACAGAATCGGAATCTGGTCTTCCAACCGCTATGAATGGGTACTTTTGCAGTATGCCACTGCAAGAATAGGAACTATTTTAGTGAATATCAATCCGGCCTACCGGACTCATGAATTAACTTATGTACTTAATCAATCCGAAGTTCGCTTTATTTTTTCTTCTTTAAGTTTTAAAACCAGCAACTACAAAGAAATGGTTGAGTACGCAAAAGAAGTATGCCCAAGCCTGGAGCATGAAATATTCTTTGATGAAAACTGGGAACATTTTGTCAATAACGGGCAGGAAATTTCGGATGAAGTGCTTCACAGCTTTGAAGAACATGTACAGTTTGATGATCCTGTTAATATTCAGTATACTTCCGGAACTACCGGTTTTCCGAAAGGTGTTACGCTTTCCCATCATAATATCCTCAATAACGGCTATTTTATAGGTATCAGATTAAAATATACGGAGAAGGACCGTGTTTGTATTCCTGTCCCTTTCTACCATTGCTTCGGAATGGTGATCGGAAATATCTGCTGTACTGCCCACGGAGCCTGTATGGTAATTCCCAATGACAGTTTTGATCCGGAAATTACGTTAAAAGCCGTTTCGGAAGAGAAATGTACTTCTTTGTATGGAGTACCAACTATGTTTATTGCGGAACTGGCCGTAAAAGATTTTGACAGCTATGATTTTTCAAGTTTAAGAACCGGTGTTATGGCAGGCTCCGTATGTCCTCCGGAAATTATGAAGAAGGTGGAAAACCTTATGAATATTAAAGAAATGAGCATCTGCTACGGAATGACGGAAACATCACCCGTGTCTACGCAAACTTTAATAGGAACACCGTTGGAAAAGCAGGTCAGCACTGTAGGAACAGTTCAGGATCATCTTGAAATAAAAATTATTGATGAAAACGGCAGAACTTTAAAGCGCGGTGAACATGGTGAGCTTTGCACAAGAGGTTATTCTGTCATGCTAAAATACTGGAATGATCCTGAAAATACTAAAAAAGTACTGGATGATGCTCGCTGGATGCATACCGGAGATATGGCTGTAATGGACAAAGACGGTTATATTACTATTTCCGGAAGGATAAAAGACCTTATCATCCGTGGCGGCGAAAATATCTCTCCTAAAGAAATTGAAGATTTTCTATATACTTATACCAACATTCTGGATGTGCAGATCATTGGTGTTCCCAGTGAAAAATTCGGGGAAGAAGTGATGGCGTGGGTGAAAGTGAGAAAAGGATTTACCATCACTGCGGAGGAACTACAGGAATATTGCAAAGGAAGAATAGCCCATTATAAAGTGCCGAAATATTGGAAGTTTGTAGATGAATTCCCAATGACTATTTCCGGAAAGATAAGAAAAGTGGAGATGCGGGAGATTTCGATGCGGGAACTTGGGCTTGAAAATGTAAGACAAAATTAA